A single Ignavibacteriales bacterium DNA region contains:
- a CDS encoding tetratricopeptide repeat protein, translating to MRACPECGIKLKDNSNFCSNCGADLQSHKNQSDKKSTKPASKQSSDHISPNQILMIFGGLIVVVVIMLYAGGVFDTASSPAANVTPPPAGNTQNSSVDLNSLQKINSLRDRIKANPQDHQAELELAHALMDSRMFDEAIQTYDSYLKTHPGVPDVMIDMAVCYFEKQDYVKADQIMREAVKIDPKHQIGHLNLGIVNLAKGDTETSKEWLRKAVALGPTTEAGKKAQSLLESH from the coding sequence ATGAGGGCATGTCCTGAATGTGGTATTAAATTAAAAGATAATTCAAATTTCTGCTCAAACTGCGGAGCGGATTTACAATCTCATAAAAATCAGTCAGATAAAAAGAGCACTAAACCGGCTTCAAAACAAAGCTCTGACCATATTTCCCCGAATCAGATACTGATGATTTTCGGAGGATTAATTGTGGTTGTTGTCATTATGCTTTATGCTGGAGGTGTTTTTGACACTGCATCCTCCCCGGCTGCTAATGTAACGCCGCCGCCGGCAGGAAATACGCAAAACTCCTCAGTTGACCTGAACTCATTGCAGAAGATAAATTCTCTGAGAGACAGAATCAAAGCCAATCCTCAGGATCATCAGGCGGAGCTTGAACTTGCTCACGCGCTGATGGATTCCAGAATGTTTGACGAAGCAATTCAGACCTATGATTCCTATCTGAAAACGCATCCGGGAGTTCCGGACGTAATGATTGACATGGCTGTCTGTTATTTCGAAAAACAGGATTACGTGAAAGCTGACCAGATTATGAGGGAAGCAGTAAAAATTGATCCGAAACATCAGATCGGTCATCTGAATCTCGGGATTGTAAACCTGGCTAAAGGTGATACGGAAACATCCAAGGAATGGCTGCGGAAAGCTGTTGCGCTTGGACCCACAACCGAAGCTGGTAAAAAAGCACAGTCATTATTAGAATCTCACTAA
- a CDS encoding integration host factor subunit beta, which yields MRKADLIEIVAQGTGITKIDTEAVIEGFFKSVIAAMKSGEGIEIRGFGSFKVKKKNARNARNPITGAQVQIPEHFVPVFKFSKDFKNAVAEGMKDKLQENS from the coding sequence ATGAGGAAAGCTGATTTAATAGAAATAGTTGCCCAGGGCACCGGAATCACGAAAATTGATACGGAAGCAGTCATTGAAGGTTTCTTCAAGAGCGTTATTGCTGCCATGAAATCCGGAGAAGGAATTGAGATCAGAGGATTCGGCTCTTTTAAAGTTAAGAAAAAGAACGCACGAAACGCCAGAAATCCGATTACCGGGGCTCAGGTTCAAATTCCCGAACATTTTGTTCCGGTATTTAAGTTTTCGAAAGACTTTAAAAACGCTGTGGCTGAAGGAATGAAAGACAAACTGCAGGAGAATTCATGA
- a CDS encoding STAS domain-containing protein, translating into MLKPKLFTLLKDLPREQILKDINSGIIVGIIALPLAIAFAIASGVSPEKGIITAIIGGFLVSFLGGSRVQIGGPTGAFIVIIYGIVQTYGIDGLMIATVMAGVILVIMGFAKFGSVIKFIPHPVTVGFTSGIALIIFSTQINDFFGLGIQKVPSEFFDKWELYIANSGAVNYYATAISVVSLLIIVFWNKVTHKIPGSLVAIVLATVSVSVFNLPVATIGSVFGEISGSLPSPQFPDLDLATIRALIEPATTIALLAAIEALLSAVVSDGMIGGRHRSNMELIAQGAANIASPIFGGIPVTGAIARTAANVKNGGRSPIAGIVHAVVLLLILLFVGQYAALIPLAALSAVLVVVAYNMSEWRSFIALLKSPRSDIIVLLTTFFLTVIFDLTVAIEVGIVLAVFLFMRRMASVTNVEVIRREFSDEEDKSDPNSIEKKEVPHDVEVYEINGPFFFGATTKFQEALRESSSNPKILIIRMRNVPVIDASGIHTLEQVWHDSKKEGTQIIFSGVHTQPLFAFTQSGFLDMVGEKNFYGNIDDALDRAREILGLEKKGRGKDFVPDVEREKQK; encoded by the coding sequence ATGCTTAAACCAAAACTCTTTACCCTCCTTAAGGATCTGCCGCGTGAGCAGATCCTTAAGGATATAAATTCCGGCATAATCGTCGGGATTATTGCCCTCCCTCTTGCAATTGCATTTGCTATCGCCAGCGGTGTCTCTCCTGAAAAGGGAATTATAACAGCTATTATCGGGGGATTTCTGGTCTCCTTTCTCGGCGGGAGCAGGGTGCAGATTGGCGGTCCTACCGGTGCATTCATTGTGATTATCTACGGAATTGTGCAGACTTACGGAATTGACGGTCTGATGATTGCCACGGTGATGGCAGGGGTGATTCTGGTGATTATGGGGTTTGCAAAATTCGGGTCAGTGATTAAATTTATACCGCATCCGGTTACAGTAGGGTTTACCAGCGGTATAGCACTGATTATCTTTTCCACACAGATTAATGATTTTTTCGGACTGGGAATTCAAAAAGTTCCTTCAGAATTTTTTGATAAATGGGAATTATATATAGCTAACTCCGGCGCGGTGAACTATTACGCGACGGCTATCTCCGTTGTCTCGCTTTTAATAATAGTTTTCTGGAACAAGGTAACGCATAAGATACCCGGTTCACTGGTTGCAATTGTTCTGGCAACGGTAAGTGTGAGCGTATTTAATTTACCGGTCGCAACCATTGGGTCAGTATTTGGTGAAATTTCGGGTTCTCTCCCTTCACCGCAATTCCCTGATCTTGATCTCGCGACCATAAGGGCACTTATTGAACCAGCAACAACAATCGCTCTGCTCGCTGCAATTGAAGCGCTTCTTTCGGCAGTTGTTTCGGATGGAATGATCGGAGGGAGACACCGCTCCAATATGGAACTGATTGCCCAGGGTGCTGCTAATATTGCCTCTCCTATCTTCGGAGGAATACCTGTGACCGGTGCAATAGCCCGGACCGCGGCTAATGTAAAAAACGGAGGACGCTCACCAATTGCCGGAATCGTGCATGCAGTAGTACTGCTTCTCATATTATTATTTGTCGGTCAGTACGCGGCTTTAATACCTCTGGCAGCACTTTCCGCGGTACTGGTGGTTGTTGCATATAATATGAGCGAATGGCGCTCTTTTATCGCGCTGTTAAAGAGTCCGCGAAGTGATATCATTGTTCTTCTCACGACGTTCTTTCTCACTGTAATCTTTGATCTGACGGTTGCAATTGAAGTAGGTATCGTTCTGGCGGTATTTCTCTTCATGCGCAGAATGGCATCAGTGACGAATGTTGAGGTAATCAGACGGGAATTCAGTGATGAAGAAGATAAAAGTGATCCTAACAGTATTGAAAAAAAGGAAGTACCTCATGATGTAGAGGTATATGAAATTAACGGACCCTTCTTTTTTGGTGCTACGACCAAATTTCAGGAAGCGCTTCGTGAATCAAGTTCTAATCCGAAAATTCTGATAATCAGAATGCGAAATGTTCCGGTTATTGATGCATCGGGAATACATACGCTTGAGCAGGTTTGGCATGATTCAAAAAAAGAGGGGACACAGATTATCTTTTCCGGTGTGCATACACAGCCGCTTTTTGCCTTCACGCAATCAGGATTTCTGGATATGGTCGGGGAGAAGAACTTTTACGGCAATATTGATGATGCTCTTGACAGAGCCCGTGAAATATTAGGACTTGAAAAGAAGGGCCGCGGAAAAGATTTCGTGCCTGATGTTGAACGGGAAAAGCAGAAATAA
- a CDS encoding S9 family peptidase: MNKTIFFFVLLLCTAMVFPQKRAYTLEDHYRVKSVSGPSLSPSGKLIAFTVTSFTLKSGKSATAVWLMNSDGSSQAELDLGEGSEYSPFWGGNDNLLYYTKTTDGATQLFSYDLKGKEARQLTDIYTGISSPVLSSDGKTLLFSAEVYPDCGADMDCNKKFGEASENGPVQANMADELLFRHWTDYTGGKSSHIFQYSLSDKKLTDLTPGNWQSPVFSAGGGTGFVLSPDNKTVVFVSNREKDQAATTNADLWMTPLGTPGGENITAANKAWDGTPAFSPDGNLLAYRTQLLPGYEADKFRIAIYDLKTKTHRIISESFDNWVNDIVWAPDSKTIYFTGDVKGYTPVYKIDITGSKIEKVTGDLSVGSFSVSPDGKKLYYNYRLNHKPGEIYSFDLASKKEAQLTTFNNALLDEVDFRPMEHLWIDGAAGKKVHVLLVKPHGFDPSKKYPLVVNVHGGPQSQWQDAYRGDGQMYGGYGYVVAFPNPHGSTGYGQEYTAAISKDWGGKVYEDVMKVTEYLANLPYIDKNRIGAMGWSYGGYMMNWLQAKQGKSGLFKCFVSMMGLYNIESFYGTTEELWFPEWDLGGQPWNSELYRKFSPSEYVKNFGTPTLIITGEKDYRVSYTQSLEYFTALQKLGIDSRIIVYKNDGHWPSNLRSMPLYYNSHLEWFHKYLGGQPAPYDSRMMIRNRAY, translated from the coding sequence ATGAACAAAACAATATTCTTTTTCGTTCTTCTGCTCTGCACCGCAATGGTTTTTCCGCAGAAGAGAGCTTATACCTTAGAAGATCATTACCGGGTTAAAAGCGTGAGCGGACCTTCGCTCTCCCCCTCAGGAAAACTGATCGCTTTTACTGTAACAAGTTTCACCCTGAAGTCAGGAAAATCAGCTACGGCGGTCTGGCTGATGAATTCAGACGGCAGCAGCCAGGCAGAACTTGATCTTGGTGAGGGGAGCGAATATTCACCATTCTGGGGCGGTAATGATAATCTTCTCTATTATACCAAAACAACGGATGGGGCAACACAGCTTTTTAGTTATGATCTGAAGGGTAAAGAAGCACGGCAGCTGACTGATATATATACCGGCATCAGCTCACCGGTGCTCTCCTCCGACGGAAAGACTCTGCTCTTCTCGGCGGAAGTATATCCTGACTGCGGCGCCGATATGGACTGCAACAAGAAATTCGGGGAAGCATCTGAAAACGGCCCCGTCCAGGCAAACATGGCTGATGAGCTTCTTTTCAGACACTGGACAGATTATACCGGCGGAAAATCTTCCCATATATTCCAGTATTCTCTTTCAGACAAAAAACTGACAGACCTTACCCCGGGGAACTGGCAGTCTCCGGTGTTCTCTGCCGGAGGAGGAACCGGCTTTGTTCTTTCACCGGACAATAAAACAGTAGTTTTTGTCTCTAACCGGGAAAAAGATCAGGCAGCCACAACAAATGCTGACTTATGGATGACGCCGCTCGGAACACCAGGAGGCGAGAACATCACAGCGGCTAATAAGGCCTGGGACGGAACACCCGCTTTTTCACCTGACGGAAATCTGCTTGCATACCGCACACAGCTTTTACCCGGCTATGAGGCGGATAAGTTCCGCATCGCAATTTATGATCTGAAGACAAAGACTCACAGAATTATCAGTGAGAGCTTTGATAACTGGGTGAACGATATCGTCTGGGCACCCGATTCAAAAACGATTTACTTCACCGGTGATGTAAAGGGATATACTCCGGTATATAAAATTGATATTACCGGCAGCAAGATTGAGAAAGTCACCGGAGACCTGAGTGTCGGATCTTTTTCAGTTTCACCTGACGGAAAAAAGCTTTATTACAATTACCGGCTGAATCACAAACCTGGTGAGATATATTCCTTTGATCTTGCATCCAAAAAAGAAGCGCAGCTCACCACGTTCAACAATGCTCTTCTTGATGAAGTTGATTTCAGGCCCATGGAACATCTCTGGATAGATGGTGCTGCCGGTAAAAAAGTGCATGTACTGCTTGTCAAACCGCATGGATTTGACCCCTCTAAGAAATATCCGCTTGTGGTTAACGTTCACGGCGGTCCTCAGAGTCAGTGGCAGGATGCATACCGCGGTGACGGTCAGATGTATGGCGGTTATGGCTACGTGGTTGCATTCCCTAATCCCCATGGCTCAACGGGTTACGGACAGGAATATACTGCAGCAATTTCTAAAGACTGGGGCGGCAAGGTATATGAGGATGTTATGAAGGTAACAGAATATCTTGCAAACCTGCCATATATAGACAAGAACAGAATAGGGGCTATGGGCTGGTCATACGGCGGATATATGATGAACTGGCTGCAGGCAAAGCAGGGTAAGTCAGGCTTATTTAAGTGCTTTGTGAGTATGATGGGGCTGTATAATATCGAATCGTTCTACGGCACTACTGAAGAACTGTGGTTTCCGGAATGGGATCTTGGAGGTCAGCCATGGAATTCTGAATTATACAGAAAGTTTTCTCCTTCTGAATACGTTAAGAATTTCGGAACGCCAACCCTGATCATTACCGGTGAAAAAGATTACCGTGTCTCCTATACACAGAGTCTGGAATACTTCACTGCACTGCAGAAACTGGGAATTGACTCCAGGATAATTGTATATAAAAATGACGGGCACTGGCCGAGCAATCTCCGCTCAATGCCTTTATATTACAATTCACATTTAGAGTGGTTCCATAAATATCTTGGCGGTCAGCCGGCACCTTATGATTCCAGGATGATGATACGCAACAGGGCGTATTGA
- a CDS encoding cupin domain-containing protein yields the protein MSKKYFLQRNPVQIPVPDNKTILEHFGNASLQAGGFSVAHMKAPSGWGEPFQTPDFDEVTFVIRGKKQFEIDGEVIILGSGESICVKAGTRVRYSNPFPEECEYLSFCTPAFSIDLVHREAE from the coding sequence ATGAGTAAAAAATATTTTCTTCAGCGGAATCCGGTTCAGATACCGGTTCCTGATAACAAAACCATCCTTGAGCACTTTGGCAATGCCTCCCTGCAGGCAGGGGGTTTCAGCGTGGCTCACATGAAAGCACCCTCCGGCTGGGGTGAACCTTTTCAAACTCCGGATTTTGATGAAGTGACTTTTGTGATCCGGGGTAAAAAGCAGTTCGAGATTGATGGAGAAGTGATTATCCTCGGCAGCGGAGAGTCTATTTGTGTAAAAGCAGGAACCCGGGTAAGGTATTCTAATCCTTTTCCGGAGGAGTGTGAATACCTCTCCTTCTGCACACCAGCATTTTCCATTGACCTGGTACACCGCGAAGCGGAGTAA
- a CDS encoding guanosine monophosphate reductase: MKLYTKKELNNFFQALTYDDISLVPTVISTIKSRTEANTRAVFMGIELAVPVVSSPMDTVTGIEMAKALTESGCLGILNRFDSSLETVISGKNGGNGVLGAAIGLNTEDDVTARLAEAGMVICIDTANANNREVLQKCEHIKTKFNPKVMVGNTAHGATLRQLKDAGADSVRVGIGNGSVCSTSIQTGIGIGQVTSLLDVLTTREEQKIDIEIIADGGIKSPGDVAKAIALGADVIMLGRMLAGTKETPGEVIKYNGQLWKKYRGSASFGVKMRNEFIEGEETMVAYKGTVRNVINSISDGLKSSMSYMNCYTLDDLRKTETFAVLSNSSYLERLPKA; the protein is encoded by the coding sequence ATGAAGTTATATACCAAAAAAGAACTGAATAATTTTTTCCAGGCGTTAACCTACGATGATATCAGTCTTGTACCAACGGTGATTTCCACCATAAAATCGCGTACGGAAGCAAATACCAGAGCAGTATTTATGGGAATTGAACTTGCTGTTCCTGTTGTATCAAGCCCTATGGATACGGTAACCGGTATCGAAATGGCTAAAGCCCTAACGGAATCTGGTTGTCTGGGAATACTCAACCGGTTTGATTCTTCACTTGAGACGGTTATCAGCGGAAAAAACGGGGGAAACGGAGTGCTTGGCGCCGCAATTGGTCTTAACACAGAAGATGATGTAACAGCACGGCTTGCTGAGGCAGGAATGGTTATCTGCATTGATACCGCTAACGCGAATAACCGGGAAGTGCTTCAAAAATGTGAACACATCAAGACGAAGTTTAATCCTAAAGTGATGGTAGGCAATACAGCTCACGGTGCAACCCTCCGGCAGCTTAAGGATGCGGGTGCTGATTCAGTCCGCGTGGGAATCGGCAACGGAAGCGTATGCTCAACTTCCATCCAGACGGGAATAGGCATCGGTCAGGTGACATCACTGCTTGACGTGCTTACCACCCGCGAAGAACAGAAGATAGATATTGAGATCATTGCAGACGGGGGTATTAAAAGCCCGGGTGATGTTGCAAAAGCGATAGCTCTCGGAGCTGATGTCATCATGCTCGGCAGAATGCTCGCCGGTACCAAGGAGACTCCCGGTGAGGTCATTAAATATAATGGACAGCTATGGAAAAAATACCGCGGTTCTGCATCATTTGGTGTAAAGATGCGCAATGAATTTATAGAGGGGGAGGAAACCATGGTTGCCTATAAGGGAACCGTCAGGAATGTTATTAACAGTATATCTGACGGGCTGAAAAGTTCGATGAGTTATATGAACTGTTACACGCTTGATGACCTGAGAAAGACAGAAACCTTCGCTGTACTGAGCAACTCTTCCTATCTGGAGCGGCTGCCCAAAGCATAA
- the pepF gene encoding oligoendopeptidase F — MIRESSIFYKDESGTLPERDQIDPRHTWDYTHIISSDAEWEETFKAAEARGEKYASYEGKLGESPDILHECLIMDEETGSTLERLHLYAMLRKDTDLRDNTYQAMYERVKSLYAALGAKSSFIRPELLTIDEDLLNSWLEGYEHLSRFRHFFDDLLRTKNHVLDTEQERLLATVAEITTAGYDAFSILSNSDIEFPETTDEQGQTIRMSHGRYYSALYSKDRGFRERGYTAYLKPFETFANTFSVLLNNALKRDAFYAKTRNYASSLEAALEKNAIPAAVYNNLLESVSSNIAPMHRWVALKAKKIGTEKIHPYDMYVSLFEAGAEKKFTFDEAFELILEAFKPMGDEYVNTVKAIYDERRIDVYETRGKRSGAYSSGAAHGMKPYILMNWNGLLNDVFTLAHEIGHNVHSTYSGNNQPFIYADYTIFLAEIASTFNEALLFDHLIANADAETKRPLLEKYLNDITATFYRQTMFAEFELETHSRIEKGEFLSARELSEAYSRVYNKYNGPAMDMGHAEQFSWARIPHFYYNFYVYQYATGFAASAELNRLLKQNPDELIPKYIQFLKSGSSDYSLPILFRTGVDLTRPEPVAAVAARMNTVLDELESII; from the coding sequence ATGATCAGAGAATCAAGCATTTTTTATAAGGATGAATCAGGGACACTGCCGGAGAGGGATCAGATTGACCCCCGACATACATGGGATTATACTCACATCATTTCTTCCGACGCGGAGTGGGAGGAGACATTCAAAGCAGCTGAAGCCAGGGGGGAGAAATATGCGTCGTATGAGGGAAAGCTGGGTGAAAGCCCCGATATTCTGCATGAATGCCTGATTATGGATGAGGAAACCGGCTCTACCTTAGAGAGACTTCATCTCTACGCGATGCTGAGAAAAGACACTGATTTAAGAGATAACACCTATCAGGCAATGTACGAGAGAGTTAAATCTCTCTATGCAGCCCTGGGAGCAAAATCTTCGTTTATCCGGCCCGAATTACTAACCATAGATGAGGATTTGCTCAATTCATGGCTGGAAGGGTATGAGCATCTCAGCCGGTTCCGCCATTTTTTTGATGATCTTCTGCGTACAAAAAATCATGTACTGGATACCGAACAGGAACGGCTGCTTGCAACGGTGGCGGAGATAACCACTGCCGGGTATGATGCATTCTCCATCCTTTCCAACAGTGATATCGAATTTCCCGAAACAACGGATGAACAGGGGCAGACCATCCGTATGTCACACGGCCGTTATTACTCAGCCCTGTATTCAAAAGACCGCGGTTTCAGGGAACGGGGATATACCGCGTATCTGAAGCCGTTTGAAACATTTGCAAATACATTTTCCGTTCTTCTGAATAATGCTCTGAAGCGGGATGCTTTTTATGCCAAAACAAGGAATTATGCCTCATCACTTGAGGCGGCTCTTGAAAAAAATGCCATTCCCGCTGCCGTATATAACAATCTTCTGGAATCGGTAAGCAGCAATATTGCGCCGATGCACCGGTGGGTGGCTCTTAAGGCGAAGAAAATCGGGACTGAAAAAATTCATCCTTATGATATGTATGTTTCACTCTTTGAAGCCGGAGCCGAAAAGAAATTCACGTTTGATGAAGCATTCGAACTCATTCTCGAGGCATTTAAGCCAATGGGGGATGAATATGTAAATACGGTGAAAGCCATTTATGATGAGCGCAGAATTGACGTATATGAAACCCGCGGAAAACGGAGCGGGGCATATTCTTCCGGCGCTGCTCACGGGATGAAGCCGTATATATTAATGAACTGGAACGGCCTGCTGAATGATGTGTTCACGCTCGCGCATGAGATAGGGCATAATGTCCATTCAACCTATTCGGGTAACAATCAGCCGTTTATTTACGCAGATTATACAATTTTTCTTGCCGAAATAGCGTCAACGTTTAATGAAGCGCTCCTGTTTGATCATCTGATAGCCAATGCAGATGCTGAAACCAAACGTCCGCTGCTCGAAAAATATCTGAATGATATTACCGCAACCTTTTACCGGCAGACGATGTTTGCTGAATTTGAACTTGAAACACACAGCCGTATTGAAAAAGGAGAATTCCTTTCGGCAAGGGAACTTTCGGAGGCCTACTCCCGTGTATATAACAAGTATAACGGTCCGGCAATGGATATGGGGCATGCCGAGCAGTTCTCCTGGGCGAGGATACCACACTTTTATTATAATTTCTATGTGTATCAGTATGCGACCGGCTTTGCTGCATCAGCTGAGCTGAACCGGCTTTTGAAGCAGAATCCTGATGAACTGATACCTAAATATATACAGTTCCTCAAGAGCGGAAGCTCTGACTATTCGCTGCCGATACTCTTCCGCACGGGGGTTGACCTTACCCGCCCTGAGCCGGTTGCAGCCGTTGCAGCACGCATGAATACGGTGCTTGATGAACTTGAATCCATAATCTGA
- the secD gene encoding protein translocase subunit SecD — translation MKKYTFRIVIIVSALVLSIYKLYPTYQDYMNTKDIEKVLSQKSDSIKAANPGISNDQLTKLLSETEDSIKLADPEIREARMNRIKLGLDLQGGMRVVLEVNTAKLLEKLASNVDEDFTSILNAAAAEAAISEESVVDIVYRKFQEKNIRISKYYGSIRSEDSEILDDLRTQTEDAVTRAMQIIRNRVDQYGVSEPSIQRQGDRRVIVELPGVAKEEEARQLLQGTALLEFKLLKDPDYAITIIQKIDEASSGKVFSDTTLAGDTTAVSTDTTANTASNDTTDPENMTAEQFAKEHPFFALVQYDPQFRSTEGYVNKDNRAKVEQLLASDEIKNVIPETVEFLFSAKTIKDAESGQEFYQLYLVNKAPELTGGVITNALATLDPTNSNPIVNMEMSSEGAIEWSRITGANVGKRCAIILDGAVFTAPTIQGKIPGGRSQISGMENLDEAKLLEIVLKAGALPAPVDIIEERTVGPSLGQDSVSKGFNSALFGYLVVGLFMIFYYRQAGSIAAFSLIFTVTLIFGVLSAFMATLTLPGIAGIILTMGMAVDSNVLIYERIREELAVGRTLRAAVDGGFGKAYSAIIDSNITTMITGIVLYQFGTGPIQGFALTLMIGILTSLFGALVVTKVVLDYLVDKGYKVSLG, via the coding sequence ATGAAGAAATACACCTTCAGGATTGTAATCATTGTCAGTGCGCTTGTTCTAAGCATCTATAAGTTGTATCCGACTTATCAGGATTATATGAACACCAAGGATATTGAAAAAGTCCTCTCACAGAAGTCCGACAGCATTAAAGCCGCTAATCCCGGCATCTCAAATGATCAGCTTACCAAACTGCTCTCAGAAACTGAGGACAGTATAAAACTCGCTGATCCTGAAATCCGTGAAGCACGGATGAATAGAATTAAGCTGGGTCTTGACCTTCAGGGCGGTATGCGTGTCGTGCTTGAAGTTAACACAGCCAAGCTGCTCGAAAAACTTGCTTCAAACGTTGACGAAGATTTTACCAGCATTCTGAATGCTGCTGCTGCCGAAGCTGCAATTTCTGAAGAGTCTGTGGTTGATATCGTTTACCGCAAGTTTCAGGAAAAGAATATCAGAATCAGCAAATATTACGGCTCAATCAGATCTGAAGATTCAGAAATCCTTGACGACCTGAGAACCCAGACTGAAGATGCTGTTACCCGTGCAATGCAGATTATCAGAAACCGTGTTGACCAGTATGGTGTTTCTGAGCCAAGCATTCAGCGGCAGGGTGACAGAAGAGTAATCGTTGAACTCCCCGGTGTCGCTAAAGAAGAAGAAGCCCGTCAGCTTCTGCAGGGAACAGCGCTTCTCGAATTTAAACTCCTGAAGGATCCGGATTACGCTATTACCATCATCCAGAAAATTGATGAAGCTTCATCCGGCAAAGTTTTTTCAGATACCACACTTGCAGGTGATACAACCGCTGTCAGTACAGATACTACTGCAAACACAGCTTCAAATGATACGACCGATCCTGAAAACATGACTGCCGAGCAGTTTGCGAAAGAACATCCGTTCTTCGCCCTCGTGCAGTATGATCCTCAGTTCCGTTCAACTGAAGGTTATGTTAACAAAGACAACCGCGCAAAGGTTGAACAGCTCTTGGCATCAGATGAAATTAAAAATGTTATCCCTGAAACTGTTGAATTCCTTTTCAGCGCAAAAACCATTAAAGATGCTGAGTCCGGCCAGGAGTTTTATCAGCTTTACTTAGTGAATAAAGCACCGGAACTTACCGGTGGCGTTATCACCAATGCACTTGCCACACTTGACCCGACAAACTCAAATCCTATTGTTAATATGGAAATGAGTTCTGAAGGCGCGATTGAGTGGTCACGTATCACCGGTGCAAATGTTGGTAAAAGATGCGCAATCATTCTGGACGGAGCAGTTTTCACTGCACCGACCATTCAGGGTAAAATTCCAGGCGGAAGATCTCAGATCAGCGGTATGGAAAACCTTGACGAAGCAAAACTTCTGGAAATCGTTCTTAAAGCCGGTGCACTTCCTGCCCCAGTTGACATTATCGAAGAAAGAACAGTGGGACCATCACTCGGTCAGGATTCAGTCTCAAAAGGATTTAACTCAGCGCTGTTTGGTTACCTGGTGGTAGGATTGTTTATGATTTTCTACTACCGTCAGGCAGGATCAATTGCGGCATTCTCATTGATATTCACAGTAACCCTGATTTTTGGCGTCCTCTCTGCATTCATGGCAACTCTTACTCTGCCAGGTATTGCAGGTATCATTCTTACAATGGGTATGGCGGTGGATTCAAACGTTCTTATCTATGAGCGTATCCGTGAGGAGCTTGCAGTTGGAAGAACGCTCCGTGCAGCAGTTGACGGAGGGTTCGGTAAAGCGTACTCAGCTATCATTGACTCAAATATTACAACCATGATTACCGGAATTGTCCTCTATCAGTTCGGAACCGGTCCTATTCAGGGATTTGCACTCACACTGATGATTGGTATTCTTACCAGTTTATTCGGTGCGCTTGTGGTCACTAAGGTAGTTCTTGACTATCTGG